A single window of Drosophila suzukii chromosome 3, CBGP_Dsuzu_IsoJpt1.0, whole genome shotgun sequence DNA harbors:
- the CtsK1 gene encoding digestive cysteine proteinase 1 codes for MQVFLAFALLAGLALSADATNPPKWDPNYIVKGTLYIPYAEIAEPFYAWYDKNTKRSRIDYYGGMVKTYQLAGEGQYGTLLKLAPITTKTEENKLTCLQVNGTADQSVEIQSILPDAKPFSLVGTESFLGYTCDKFRLEETIGQKKNVYTLWVRYKKSPHYPSSRMPIPVRYEMRGYNTLLGSHYDHYYLDYDSYEHDDIPNEVFEIDDSLQCVGFPGPGTGHYATFNPMQEFITGTDEHVDKAFHHFKRKHGVAYPSDKEHEHRKNIFRQNLRYIHSKNRAKLTYTLAVNHLADKTEEELKARRGYKSSGVYNTGKPFPYDVPKYQDDIPDQYDWRLYGAVTPVKDQSVCGSCWSFGTIGHLEGAFFLKNGGNLVRLSQQALIDCSWAFGNNGCDGGEDFRVYQWMLQSGGVPTEEEYGPYLGQDGYCHANNVTLVAPIKGFVNVTSNDPNAFKLALLKHGPLSVAIDASPKTFSFYSHGVYYEPTCKNDVDGLDHAVLAVGYGSINGEDYWLVKNSWSTYWGNDGYILMSAKKNNCGVMTMPTYVEM; via the exons ACGCCTGGTATGACAAGAATACTAAACGATCCCGCATCGACTACTACGGCGGAATGGTGAAGACGTACCAGCTGGCCGGGGAGGGACAGTACGGAACCCTGCTGAAACTGGCTCCGATCACCACCAAGACGGAGGAGAACAAGCTGACCTGCCTGCAAGTGAACGGTACCGCCGACCAGTCCGTCGAGATCCAGAGCATCCTGCCCGACGCGAAGCCCTTCAGTCTGGTGGGCACAGAGAGCTTTTTGGGCTACACCTGCGACAAGTTCCGGCTGGAGGAGACCATTGGCCAGAAGAAGAACGTCTATACGTTGTGGGTGAGGTACAAGAAGTCGCCGCACTATCCCTCCAGTCGCATGCCCATTCCCGTGCGCTACGAGATGCGGGGCTATAACACCCTGCTGGGATCCCACTACGATCATTACTACCTGGACTACGACAGCTACGAACATGATGATATCCCCAACGAGGTGTTCGAGATCGATGACAGCCTGCAGTGCGTTGGATTCCCAGGTCCCGGCACCGGTCACTATGCCACCTTCAATCCCATGCAGGAGTTCATAACCGGAACCGATGAGCATGTGGACAAGGCCTTCCACCACTTCAAGCGCAAGCATGGAGTTGCCTATCCCAGCGACAAGGAGCACGAGCACCGCAAGAATATTTTCCGCCAGAACCTGCGCTACATTCACTCCAAGAACCGAGCCAAGCTCACCTACACGCTGGCCGTGAATCACCTGGCCGATAAGACCGAGGAGGAGCTGAAGGCTCGTCGTGGTTACAAATCCTCTGGCGTTTACAACACCGGCAAGCCTTTCCCCTACGATGTGCCCAAATACCAGGATGACATCCCCGACCAGTACGATTGGCGACTATACGGCGCTGTCACTCCGGTGAAAG ATCAATCTGTGTGCGGATCCTGCTGGTCCTTCGGCACCATTGGCCACTTGGAGGGCGCTTTCTTCCTGAAGAACGGCGGCAATCTCGTCCGGCTTTCCCAGCAGGCCCTGATTGACTGCTCCTGGGCCTTCGGCAACAATGGCTGCGATGGTGGCGAGGACTTCCGCGTGTACCAGTGGATGCTGCAGTCCGGCGGAGTGCCCACGGAGGAGGAGTACGGCCCTTATCTGGGACAGGATGGCTACTGTCACGCCAACAATGTGACCCTGGTGGCTCCCATCAAGGGATTCGTGAACGTAACATCCAACGATCCCAATGCCTTCAAGCTGGCCCTGCTCAAGCACGGACCTCTTTCGGTGGCCATCGATGCGTCTCCAAAGACATTTAGTTTCTACTCGCACGGAGTTTACTATGAGCCCACGTGCAAGAATGATGTGGATGGTCTGGATCACGCCGTACTGGCAGTTGGATATGGAAGCATTAACGGAGAGGACTACTGGTTGGTGAAGAACTCGTGGTCCACCTACTGGGGCAACGATGGCTACATCCTGATGTCGGCAAAGAAGAACAACTGCGGTGTCATGACCATGCCCACTTACGTGGAGATGTAA